A portion of the Candidatus Macondimonas diazotrophica genome contains these proteins:
- the fliO gene encoding flagellar biosynthetic protein FliO, with protein MRCGGYPVLAVLSVLPFPVSAAGALPPAVAPLRIAVSLALVIALIGILALIIRRLPGLGMTRAGELRVLGTVAVGNRERVVLIEAGGSRMLLGVAPGRVQALHILPVEVDRSPDTLSPVDPTTPKFTATRSVP; from the coding sequence ATGCGTTGCGGCGGGTATCCGGTACTGGCCGTGCTATCGGTGCTTCCGTTTCCGGTTTCCGCGGCGGGTGCGCTTCCGCCCGCGGTTGCGCCCCTGCGGATCGCCGTCAGCCTCGCGCTGGTGATCGCGCTCATCGGCATCCTGGCCTTGATCATACGGCGGCTGCCCGGTCTGGGGATGACGCGTGCCGGCGAATTGCGGGTGCTTGGCACCGTGGCGGTCGGCAATCGCGAGCGAGTCGTGCTCATCGAAGCCGGCGGTAGCCGGATGCTGCTGGGCGTTGCGCCGGGACGTGTGCAGGCCTTGCATATCCTGCCCGTCGAGGTGGATCGATCGCCGGATACGTTGTCCCCGGTGGACCCGACCACCCCGAAGTTCACAGCGACAAGGAGCGTCCCATGA
- a CDS encoding flagellar basal body-associated FliL family protein: MAQQIDPAPAAPRAGRSKTLILIVVLALALGAGAAAGAWFLWGRTGPGEAEPDPAASAHGGAHAAASTVFFTLEPSFVVNFELPSPVRFLQVTVELELGSAADEEAVKKHQPVIRNNLLLLFSAQDYEGLRTREDKERLREAVLQEVRSILKERAGRDGVVQVYFTHFVMQ; the protein is encoded by the coding sequence GTGGCGCAGCAAATCGATCCAGCCCCAGCCGCTCCGCGGGCTGGCCGTTCGAAGACCTTGATCCTGATCGTGGTACTGGCCTTGGCGCTTGGTGCCGGCGCGGCTGCGGGTGCGTGGTTTCTATGGGGCCGGACCGGTCCGGGTGAGGCTGAGCCCGACCCGGCCGCCAGCGCCCACGGCGGCGCCCACGCGGCGGCCAGCACCGTGTTCTTCACCCTGGAGCCCTCCTTCGTCGTCAATTTCGAGCTTCCCTCGCCGGTGCGCTTCCTGCAGGTCACGGTCGAGCTGGAGTTGGGCAGTGCAGCCGACGAGGAAGCCGTGAAGAAGCATCAGCCCGTCATTCGCAACAATCTGCTGCTGTTGTTCAGTGCCCAGGATTACGAGGGGTTGCGCACGCGGGAAGACAAGGAACGGTTGCGTGAAGCCGTGTTGCAAGAGGTGCGCTCGATTTTGAAGGAACGCGCCGGGCGCGACGGCGTGGTGCAAGTGTACTTCACCCATTTCGTCATGCAGTAG
- the fliR gene encoding flagellar biosynthetic protein FliR: protein MQTLDQAGGVFFRVSGFFMAMPLFSGPAVPVRVRLLLALTVTWLILPLAPPARMALLGSEGILVAVEQILLGVAMGMALQIIFQAALMAGQMIATAMGLGFAVTVDPVNGVSEMVLGQYFQLVASLLFLALDGHLAVIRILAESFVLLPVGLGNLPAGSVETLLRWSAHLFSGGIQLALPALAALMMVNLILGVTTRAAPALNLFAVGFPVSLSLGLLAVIWTLPVMARLFEPWLEAALLTLRRLIGMGG from the coding sequence ATGCAGACGCTGGATCAGGCCGGGGGCGTTTTTTTCCGGGTGAGCGGCTTTTTCATGGCGATGCCGCTGTTTTCCGGACCGGCGGTCCCGGTGCGCGTGCGGCTGCTACTCGCCTTGACCGTGACCTGGCTGATCCTTCCGTTGGCGCCGCCGGCCCGAATGGCGCTGTTGGGTTCGGAAGGCATTTTGGTGGCGGTGGAGCAGATCCTGCTCGGGGTTGCCATGGGGATGGCGTTGCAGATCATCTTTCAGGCCGCATTGATGGCGGGTCAGATGATCGCCACGGCCATGGGCCTGGGGTTTGCGGTCACCGTCGATCCGGTCAACGGGGTCAGCGAAATGGTCCTCGGACAGTATTTTCAATTGGTCGCCAGTTTGCTGTTCCTGGCCTTGGATGGGCATCTGGCCGTGATCCGTATCCTCGCCGAAAGCTTCGTGCTGTTGCCGGTCGGGCTGGGCAACTTGCCCGCGGGCAGTGTGGAAACGCTGCTGCGCTGGAGTGCGCATCTGTTCAGTGGCGGTATTCAGCTGGCACTGCCGGCGCTGGCAGCACTCATGATGGTCAATCTCATTCTGGGCGTGACCACGCGTGCGGCGCCGGCGCTCAACCTGTTCGCCGTGGGATTCCCGGTTTCGCTGAGCCTCGGATTGCTGGCCGTCATCTGGACGTTGCCGGTGATGGCGCGCCTTTTCGAACCCTGGCTGGAGGCGGCGCTCCTGACGCTGCGCCGCCTCATTGGCATGGGGGGTTGA
- a CDS encoding FliM/FliN family flagellar motor switch protein translates to MGTVGDILSQEEIAALLHDATPGASGPIVATFDFAADDHQIRALLPLFDPIAQNFARRLQHTLSAGLRQPVAIAVRPAVCHGSSTAALATLGAVSTACLESTDPVDFLWVAIESSWVIRMVDAYYGGAGGQSGGDYAASLAANWAQRRLIELVRSELLAVWPPAHPLHLAPVEAQGGKPVAGAGENPEKVILQPFALQMAEQEAELALVIPLSLLTGITTSEMPYSVARQKGWQRALGQALREAPLTLSAQLAEVRLTVRELLALRNGDILPLEAPSRVKVYLEDRSLMEGEIGMTGGRKVVRLRHGMDHLDDTGKGVN, encoded by the coding sequence ATGGGTACGGTCGGCGACATTCTGTCTCAGGAAGAGATTGCAGCCTTGCTTCACGATGCGACCCCGGGTGCATCCGGTCCGATCGTGGCGACCTTCGATTTTGCTGCGGATGATCACCAGATTCGCGCCCTCCTGCCGTTGTTCGATCCCATTGCCCAGAACTTCGCCCGACGTCTGCAGCACACATTGAGTGCGGGCTTGCGTCAACCGGTCGCGATCGCGGTACGGCCGGCCGTCTGCCATGGGTCGTCGACGGCCGCCCTGGCCACGCTGGGCGCGGTGTCCACGGCTTGCCTGGAAAGTACCGATCCGGTCGATTTCCTGTGGGTCGCCATCGAAAGCTCGTGGGTGATTCGAATGGTGGACGCCTACTACGGCGGCGCTGGTGGGCAGAGTGGCGGCGACTACGCGGCGTCGCTGGCCGCGAACTGGGCCCAGCGTCGGCTGATCGAGCTGGTCCGATCGGAGCTGTTGGCCGTTTGGCCGCCTGCCCATCCGCTTCATTTGGCCCCGGTCGAGGCGCAGGGCGGAAAGCCGGTGGCAGGTGCCGGCGAAAACCCCGAGAAGGTGATTCTGCAGCCTTTTGCCCTGCAGATGGCAGAGCAGGAAGCGGAGCTTGCGCTGGTGATTCCCCTGTCGTTGCTGACCGGAATCACCACATCGGAGATGCCGTACAGCGTGGCGCGGCAGAAGGGCTGGCAGCGTGCCCTGGGGCAGGCATTGCGCGAAGCGCCCCTGACCCTGTCGGCGCAGCTGGCCGAGGTCCGGCTGACAGTGCGGGAACTGCTGGCGCTTCGCAACGGCGACATCCTGCCGCTCGAAGCCCCCAGCCGGGTCAAGGTCTATCTCGAAGATCGGTCCCTGATGGAGGGTGAAATCGGTATGACGGGCGGACGCAAGGTCGTGCGGCTGCGGCACGGCATGGATCACCTGGACGATACAGGCAAGGGAGTGAACTGA
- a CDS encoding flagellar hook-length control protein FliK, which translates to MNGLSTGFLPQVEVTAAVNAERTPGEATEESSSADGFATLLEVVGTALSALKSATQPVAADRSSGAEGDAPTAPDMIPPDEAASAPDGLWALPGLGLSGGESPFRLFAPLAPQPAGQDAQRRLPISPADPPRLHSTRVVLDEVPPADDGAVSPPVDTVLTSASLTRPPVASPSAEPGGDPLDAAAPQAIRELDLLSGREGNSIDGTDGPLAEMAQRLIRDRPAVLRSEPEPMFSLPRSIHHPDWAADVGERLVWMQRADLKTAHLRLDPPQLGEIEVHITLREAGTEIWFSTASATVREALETALPRLREMFSQNGLQLDQAGVYSGGGGGESPAFARSPQPSRRLLQAHTAEPVAPVALSRPHGGLFEAYA; encoded by the coding sequence ATGAATGGCTTGTCGACCGGCTTTCTCCCTCAGGTCGAGGTGACCGCGGCGGTGAACGCCGAGCGTACGCCGGGGGAGGCCACCGAGGAATCGTCGTCGGCCGATGGGTTTGCGACGCTGCTCGAAGTCGTCGGGACGGCGTTGAGCGCCCTGAAGTCCGCCACGCAGCCGGTAGCCGCGGACCGGTCATCAGGGGCCGAAGGCGACGCGCCGACCGCACCGGACATGATCCCGCCGGATGAGGCGGCATCGGCGCCGGACGGCCTTTGGGCGCTGCCTGGACTCGGTTTGTCTGGGGGCGAATCGCCGTTCAGGCTGTTTGCGCCCCTCGCGCCGCAACCCGCCGGGCAGGATGCCCAGCGGCGGCTGCCGATTTCGCCGGCGGATCCACCTCGCCTGCACTCCACCCGTGTCGTTCTGGATGAGGTGCCGCCAGCGGATGATGGCGCGGTCTCGCCGCCCGTCGATACGGTGCTGACATCGGCTTCGCTCACACGGCCACCAGTCGCTTCGCCGTCTGCGGAACCGGGCGGCGACCCTCTGGACGCGGCGGCGCCGCAAGCGATCCGCGAACTGGATCTGCTCAGCGGCCGAGAAGGGAACTCGATCGATGGCACCGACGGGCCGCTGGCCGAGATGGCGCAGCGGTTGATCCGCGATCGGCCCGCTGTTCTTCGGTCCGAACCGGAACCGATGTTTTCCTTGCCGCGCTCGATCCATCATCCGGACTGGGCAGCGGATGTGGGCGAACGGCTGGTCTGGATGCAACGCGCTGACCTCAAGACTGCACATCTGCGGTTGGATCCGCCGCAGCTGGGCGAGATCGAGGTTCACATCACCCTGCGTGAAGCCGGCACCGAAATCTGGTTCTCGACCGCGTCGGCCACGGTGCGTGAGGCATTGGAAACGGCTCTGCCGCGGCTGCGGGAAATGTTTAGTCAGAATGGACTGCAACTGGACCAGGCGGGTGTCTACTCCGGCGGGGGTGGCGGGGAATCCCCGGCGTTCGCGCGGTCGCCGCAGCCATCGCGGCGTCTGCTGCAGGCGCATACTGCGGAACCTGTGGCGCCTGTCGCGTTGTCGCGGCCGCACGGTGGCTTGTTCGAGGCCTATGCCTGA
- the fliQ gene encoding flagellar biosynthesis protein FliQ: protein MTPETAMEIARHGLWVTVLLAGPLLAAALVVGVVVGLFQAATQINEATLSFVPKLAAIALALMIAGGWMLGLLVDYTRELYQSIPGWIG from the coding sequence ATGACGCCCGAAACCGCCATGGAAATCGCCCGCCACGGGCTCTGGGTCACGGTTCTCCTGGCCGGCCCGCTGCTCGCAGCAGCGCTGGTGGTGGGGGTGGTCGTCGGCCTGTTCCAGGCAGCGACGCAGATCAATGAGGCGACCTTGAGCTTCGTGCCCAAGCTGGCGGCGATCGCGCTGGCGCTGATGATCGCCGGCGGGTGGATGCTGGGCTTGCTGGTGGACTACACCCGGGAGCTCTATCAGTCCATCCCGGGCTGGATCGGGTAG
- the flhF gene encoding flagellar biosynthesis protein FlhF: MKIKRFQGADVRSVLQQVREALGPDAVILSNRREHSGVEIVAATDYDEARVWQAVAHAESRAPSPVNPGAPGADTRQAPTPHPSSTSLHEVREELGRLKSLLEERLDSLSWRQWLHHHPQHRAAFQELQSLELSLEMTQRILSALPGAAQGADELRRQAMASLVRLLSIPAADPLTQGGIVALVGTTGVGKTTTLAKLAARYAMAHGPESVRLVSSDGHRIGAHEQLMTYGRLLGVGVHVAETAAELRRVLAELKDVPLVLVDSAGMGQRDRRLTDQLRRLQGASDRLRAYAVLPAPARLEVLEETVEALPVSHLAGAMISKLDEAVSLGPVLSVLSRRRLGVVYLANGQRVPEDLLRTRPADLVIRAQAFARQQRSGSMDDKWRGVRAG, translated from the coding sequence ATGAAGATCAAACGATTCCAGGGTGCCGATGTCCGCAGCGTTCTGCAGCAGGTGCGCGAGGCGCTGGGGCCCGACGCGGTGATTCTGTCCAATCGGCGGGAACATTCGGGCGTCGAGATCGTGGCGGCGACCGACTACGACGAAGCGCGCGTGTGGCAGGCGGTGGCGCACGCCGAATCCCGCGCACCCTCACCGGTCAACCCAGGCGCACCGGGAGCGGACACGCGGCAGGCACCGACGCCGCACCCATCGTCGACCAGCCTGCACGAGGTCCGGGAGGAGCTCGGGCGCCTCAAGAGTCTGCTGGAGGAACGGCTCGACAGCCTGTCCTGGCGGCAATGGCTGCATCACCATCCCCAGCATCGGGCTGCCTTCCAGGAACTCCAGAGTCTGGAGCTGAGCTTGGAAATGACCCAGCGCATCCTCTCGGCGCTGCCCGGCGCCGCGCAGGGTGCGGACGAGCTGCGCCGCCAGGCGATGGCAAGCCTGGTGCGCTTGCTGTCCATTCCCGCCGCAGACCCGTTGACCCAAGGCGGCATCGTCGCGTTGGTGGGGACGACCGGGGTGGGGAAGACCACTACGCTGGCCAAGCTCGCGGCCCGTTACGCGATGGCGCATGGTCCGGAGTCGGTTCGGCTGGTTTCAAGTGACGGTCATCGGATCGGTGCGCATGAGCAGCTCATGACCTACGGCCGGCTGCTCGGGGTTGGGGTCCATGTGGCCGAAACAGCCGCGGAACTGCGCCGTGTCCTGGCCGAGCTCAAGGATGTGCCGCTGGTACTGGTGGACAGCGCCGGGATGGGGCAGCGGGATCGACGTCTGACCGATCAGCTGCGCCGGCTGCAGGGCGCCAGTGACCGGTTGCGTGCCTACGCCGTGCTGCCCGCGCCAGCCCGCCTGGAGGTGCTGGAGGAAACCGTCGAGGCACTGCCGGTTTCGCATCTGGCTGGGGCGATGATCAGCAAGCTGGACGAGGCGGTCTCGCTGGGACCGGTGCTGTCGGTGTTGTCGCGGCGCCGTCTGGGTGTCGTCTATCTCGCCAACGGGCAGCGGGTGCCGGAGGATCTGCTTCGGACGCGGCCCGCCGATCTGGTGATTCGCGCCCAGGCGTTTGCGCGCCAACAGCGGAGCGGATCGATGGACGATAAATGGCGTGGGGTTCGGGCTGGATAA
- the flhB gene encoding flagellar biosynthesis protein FlhB — protein sequence MADSTQEDRTEEASPRRLQQARERGQIPRSRELVSMSLVIGGALGMLLLGPSLAEFLGQTLRQALQRAASPVDDQLPGLLGDTLGAGAWTLLPVIGLLAVAAAGASVAVGGWNFTVQGIEWRAERLDPLKGLGRLLSTQGLIETVKGLLKVGVIGAIGFMAFRQAIPQLPALALSALPVAMPALVGLCLKLWAVLGLGMGLIALVDVPMQRWQYARQLRMSRHELREEHKEMEGRPEVRAKIRQLQRERGRRRMMEQIPTADVVLTNPTHYAIALRYDAEHMRAPVVVAKGVGLIALRIRELAGQHGVLVLESPPLARALYRHAELDQPIPTDLYLVVAHVLAYVYQLKHQPHPPSAPPDFEVPAAYAVAADPEAAQPEPLQREQE from the coding sequence ATGGCCGATTCCACCCAGGAAGACCGCACCGAAGAGGCCAGCCCACGGCGCCTGCAACAGGCGCGGGAACGCGGCCAGATCCCGCGCTCCCGGGAACTGGTCAGTATGAGTCTGGTGATTGGCGGGGCATTGGGGATGTTGCTGCTCGGCCCGTCCTTGGCGGAATTCCTGGGCCAGACCCTGCGTCAGGCGCTGCAGCGTGCGGCCAGTCCGGTCGACGACCAGTTGCCTGGATTGCTGGGTGACACATTGGGGGCCGGCGCATGGACGCTGCTGCCCGTGATTGGACTGCTGGCAGTGGCGGCGGCCGGTGCCAGCGTTGCGGTGGGCGGATGGAATTTCACGGTCCAGGGGATCGAATGGCGCGCCGAGCGTCTCGATCCATTGAAGGGGCTGGGCCGACTGCTTTCGACGCAGGGACTGATCGAAACCGTCAAGGGCCTGCTCAAGGTGGGCGTGATCGGTGCCATCGGATTCATGGCGTTCCGTCAGGCCATTCCCCAGTTGCCGGCGCTGGCGCTCTCCGCATTGCCGGTCGCCATGCCGGCGCTGGTGGGCTTGTGTCTGAAGCTGTGGGCCGTCCTGGGGTTGGGGATGGGCCTGATTGCGCTGGTCGACGTTCCGATGCAGCGATGGCAATACGCCCGCCAGCTGCGGATGAGCCGTCACGAACTGCGGGAAGAGCACAAGGAGATGGAGGGGCGGCCGGAGGTGCGTGCCAAGATCCGCCAGCTTCAGCGCGAGCGCGGCCGCCGGCGCATGATGGAACAGATCCCGACGGCCGATGTGGTACTGACCAATCCCACCCATTACGCCATCGCGTTGCGCTATGACGCCGAGCACATGCGGGCGCCGGTGGTCGTGGCGAAGGGTGTGGGGCTGATCGCGCTGCGCATTCGCGAGCTGGCCGGGCAGCACGGTGTGCTGGTGCTTGAATCGCCACCCCTTGCGCGCGCCCTGTACCGTCACGCGGAGCTGGATCAGCCCATTCCAACGGATCTCTACCTGGTGGTGGCGCATGTGCTGGCCTATGTCTACCAGCTCAAGCATCAACCCCACCCACCATCGGCGCCGCCTGATTTCGAAGTGCCGGCGGCCTATGCCGTCGCCGCCGATCCGGAAGCGGCGCAGCCAGAACCGCTCCAACGGGAACAGGAGTAG
- the fliP gene encoding flagellar type III secretion system pore protein FliP (The bacterial flagellar biogenesis protein FliP forms a type III secretion system (T3SS)-type pore required for flagellar assembly.), with protein sequence MRIGRNGMFAVLLALLTSPVWAAPGLPAVTVQGAGGEQTYTLSLQILALMTALTLLPALLLAMTAFTRIIIVLAVLRQALGMPQTPPNQVLLGLALFLTLFIMAPVFQAVYTRGLEPYLNDRVGFEEAVQAGVEPLKGFMLAQTREQDIKLFLDMRGDPAPETAAGVPLPVLVAAFMTSELKTAFQIGFVIFIPFLIIDLVVASVLMAMGMMMLSPMLVSLPFKLLLFVLVDGWVLLLGTLASSFVVSGGAAG encoded by the coding sequence ATGAGGATCGGCCGGAACGGCATGTTCGCCGTGTTGCTCGCCCTGCTGACCAGTCCCGTGTGGGCTGCGCCCGGTTTGCCGGCGGTGACCGTGCAAGGCGCGGGCGGCGAGCAGACCTATACCCTCAGCCTGCAGATTCTGGCACTGATGACGGCGCTGACGCTGCTGCCGGCGCTGCTGCTGGCCATGACGGCGTTTACCCGCATCATCATCGTCCTGGCCGTATTGCGTCAGGCGCTGGGCATGCCGCAAACCCCGCCCAATCAGGTGCTGCTTGGACTGGCCTTGTTTCTTACCCTGTTCATCATGGCGCCGGTGTTTCAGGCGGTCTACACGCGCGGGCTGGAGCCCTATCTCAACGACCGGGTCGGGTTCGAGGAGGCCGTTCAGGCGGGTGTCGAGCCACTCAAGGGCTTCATGCTGGCCCAGACCCGCGAACAGGACATCAAGCTTTTCCTCGACATGCGCGGTGATCCGGCGCCCGAGACAGCCGCCGGCGTACCGCTACCGGTGCTGGTGGCGGCATTCATGACCAGCGAGCTCAAGACGGCCTTCCAGATCGGCTTTGTGATCTTCATTCCGTTTCTGATCATCGATCTGGTGGTTGCCAGCGTACTCATGGCCATGGGGATGATGATGCTCTCGCCCATGTTGGTGTCCTTGCCGTTCAAGCTCCTGCTCTTCGTGCTGGTGGATGGCTGGGTGCTGCTGCTGGGTACGCTGGCCTCGAGTTTCGTCGTGTCCGGAGGGGCAGCGGGATGA
- a CDS encoding MinD/ParA family protein produces the protein MQAIVDQAAGLKRAGGARMLAVASGKGGVGKTTVAVNLAMALGRQGRRVMLVDADFGLANVDVLLGVQPSAHLGQWLDGQVPLEDLPLAVADHVQLVAASSGARRMADLDAPGRSRILGALQDLRRQVDWMVLDLGAGIAPCVREFAALADEVLVVVCDDPASLTDAYALIKILHQEEGVLRFGVVANQVHESGAGGRLFAKLARVVERFLAIRPVYRGGVPHDGLIRHALEHQRALVTCHPHAAASLAFKSLARAVDKQDEGDGVHRSAPGPKDRFAVWGDASQA, from the coding sequence ATGCAGGCAATAGTCGATCAAGCCGCCGGTTTGAAGCGTGCAGGCGGGGCGCGGATGCTGGCCGTTGCCAGCGGCAAGGGCGGCGTAGGAAAGACCACCGTGGCCGTCAATCTGGCGATGGCACTCGGCCGGCAAGGACGTCGCGTGATGCTGGTCGATGCCGACTTCGGACTGGCCAATGTGGATGTGTTGCTGGGCGTGCAGCCGTCGGCCCATCTGGGGCAGTGGCTCGACGGACAGGTGCCACTGGAGGATCTGCCCTTGGCGGTGGCCGATCATGTGCAGCTGGTGGCGGCAAGCTCCGGCGCCCGCCGCATGGCCGATCTCGATGCACCGGGGCGGAGCCGGATTCTCGGTGCGCTTCAAGACCTGCGGCGTCAGGTGGATTGGATGGTGCTCGATCTGGGCGCCGGGATCGCGCCGTGTGTGCGCGAATTCGCTGCCTTGGCCGATGAGGTCCTGGTCGTCGTATGTGACGATCCGGCATCGCTGACCGACGCCTACGCACTGATCAAGATCCTCCATCAGGAAGAAGGGGTGCTGCGCTTCGGTGTGGTGGCCAATCAGGTTCACGAGTCCGGTGCCGGGGGACGGCTGTTTGCCAAGCTCGCCCGTGTCGTCGAACGCTTTCTGGCGATCCGGCCCGTCTACCGGGGCGGGGTGCCCCACGATGGGCTCATCCGCCACGCCCTGGAGCACCAGCGCGCGCTGGTGACCTGCCATCCTCATGCGGCTGCGAGCCTGGCGTTCAAGAGTCTGGCACGGGCGGTCGATAAGCAGGACGAAGGCGATGGGGTTCATCGCTCCGCGCCCGGCCCCAAGGATCGGTTCGCCGTCTGGGGCGATGCGTCTCAAGCGTGA
- the flhA gene encoding flagellar biosynthesis protein FlhA, translating into MASEALSPRWRILEVGIGTPLVVTLMLAMVVLPLPAPLLDLLFTFNITLSLVVLLATVYVLRPLDLGIFPSVLLITTLLRLAMNVASTRVILLHGHEGPEAAGRVIEAFGNFVIGGNYAVGLVVFAILVIVNFVVVTKGAGRISEVAARFTLDALPGKQMAIDADVGAGLMSQEQARQMRQEVRQEADFYGAMDGAGKFVRGDAVAGILVLFINLLGGLFIGMLQHGQPFMDAVQNYTLLTIGDGLVAQIPALLLSVATAVILTRVSGTVDMGRQMATQLLDQPRSLIVAGGILMALGIVPGMPSLVFMALGGASLWGGYAMSRRAAMRAAAPVVEDTPAEPAAPRELSWDELAPVDLLGLEVGYRLVPLVDPHQGGEVMDRIKSVRKTLSHELGFLIPAVHIRDNLELSPTAYRVSLKGVVIGQGELQPEREMAIDPGQVFGSLEGIATHDPAFGLDALWIEKGQRDQAQMLGYTVVDAGTVLATHLSQLLRQHAHELLGHDEIHQLLGQLGRTAPKLVEELVPKAVNMATLVQVLRGLLADGVSIRDIRTIAEVLVARAGTSQEPAELLRVVREHLGRMILQNLRFTGEELPVIALDHGLEQLVSGALQDGMALEPGLAERLLKSLGEATQRQEGRGEPAILLVSPRLRPLLARLTRHAVRGLHVLAYSEIPEDRRIRLVTTIGA; encoded by the coding sequence ATGGCCAGCGAAGCCCTTTCTCCGCGCTGGCGGATTCTGGAGGTCGGCATCGGTACACCGTTGGTGGTGACCTTGATGCTGGCGATGGTGGTCTTGCCGTTGCCGGCGCCGTTGCTGGACCTGCTGTTCACCTTCAACATCACCTTGTCGCTGGTCGTGTTGCTGGCGACGGTTTATGTCCTGCGGCCGCTGGATCTGGGAATCTTTCCATCCGTATTGCTGATTACCACGTTGCTGCGTCTGGCCATGAACGTGGCCTCCACGCGGGTCATCCTGCTGCACGGCCATGAGGGCCCGGAGGCGGCGGGCCGGGTGATCGAAGCCTTCGGCAATTTCGTGATCGGTGGGAACTACGCGGTCGGCCTGGTGGTGTTCGCCATTCTGGTCATCGTCAACTTTGTCGTCGTCACCAAAGGTGCTGGACGCATCTCCGAGGTCGCGGCGCGATTCACCCTGGACGCGCTGCCGGGCAAGCAGATGGCAATCGATGCCGATGTCGGCGCCGGACTGATGTCCCAGGAACAGGCGCGCCAGATGCGCCAGGAAGTTCGTCAGGAAGCCGATTTCTACGGGGCCATGGATGGGGCGGGAAAATTCGTGCGCGGCGACGCCGTCGCGGGAATCCTGGTGCTGTTCATCAATCTTCTGGGCGGGCTGTTCATCGGCATGCTGCAGCACGGCCAGCCGTTCATGGATGCGGTGCAGAACTACACGCTGTTGACTATCGGGGATGGCCTGGTGGCACAGATTCCGGCCTTGCTGCTGTCGGTGGCCACGGCGGTGATTCTGACCCGGGTGTCCGGGACCGTGGACATGGGTAGACAGATGGCGACCCAGTTGCTTGATCAGCCGCGATCACTGATCGTGGCGGGCGGCATCCTGATGGCCTTGGGTATCGTCCCCGGGATGCCCAGTCTGGTGTTTATGGCCCTGGGTGGCGCCAGCCTCTGGGGCGGCTATGCGATGTCACGTCGCGCGGCGATGCGTGCGGCCGCTCCGGTCGTCGAGGACACGCCGGCCGAGCCCGCTGCTCCCCGGGAGCTGTCCTGGGATGAGCTGGCGCCGGTGGATCTTCTGGGTCTGGAGGTGGGCTATCGCCTGGTTCCGCTGGTGGATCCTCACCAAGGCGGCGAGGTCATGGATCGCATCAAGTCGGTGCGCAAGACACTCTCGCACGAGCTGGGTTTCCTCATCCCGGCCGTGCATATCCGCGACAATCTGGAGCTGTCACCCACGGCCTATCGCGTTTCGCTCAAAGGCGTGGTGATCGGACAGGGAGAGCTGCAACCCGAACGTGAAATGGCCATCGATCCCGGGCAGGTGTTCGGGTCGCTCGAGGGGATCGCCACCCACGATCCTGCATTCGGCCTGGATGCACTGTGGATCGAGAAAGGCCAGCGCGACCAGGCCCAGATGCTCGGCTATACCGTGGTCGATGCGGGCACGGTCCTGGCCACCCATCTCAGTCAGCTGCTGCGCCAGCATGCCCATGAACTGCTCGGTCACGACGAAATTCACCAGCTGCTCGGCCAACTCGGCCGCACCGCACCCAAGCTCGTCGAGGAGCTGGTACCCAAGGCCGTGAATATGGCCACTCTGGTGCAGGTGTTACGCGGCCTGCTCGCTGATGGTGTGTCGATCCGCGATATCCGCACGATCGCCGAAGTGCTGGTCGCTCGTGCCGGAACGAGCCAGGAACCGGCCGAACTGCTGCGTGTCGTGCGCGAACATCTGGGCCGAATGATTCTTCAGAATCTGCGCTTCACGGGCGAGGAATTGCCGGTGATCGCACTCGATCACGGTCTCGAACAGCTGGTGAGCGGTGCTCTGCAGGACGGAATGGCGCTTGAACCGGGCCTCGCCGAGCGTTTGCTCAAGTCGCTCGGCGAGGCGACCCAGCGCCAGGAAGGACGTGGGGAGCCCGCCATTCTTCTGGTGTCGCCGCGTCTGCGCCCGCTGCTGGCGCGCCTGACCCGACATGCCGTACGCGGTCTGCACGTCCTTGCCTACAGCGAAATTCCGGAAGACCGGCGGATCCGGCTGGTCACGACCATTGGCGCTTGA